In Lolium rigidum isolate FL_2022 chromosome 3, APGP_CSIRO_Lrig_0.1, whole genome shotgun sequence, the genomic window GCGACTCAGGGGATGAACATCAAGGACGAGTGCAAGAGCTGGTTcacggagatgaagtggaagaagGTCCACCGTTTCGTGGTGTACAAGATCGACGAGAAGACCCGCGCCGTGCTGGTGGACAAGGTGGGCGGCCCCGGCGAGGGGTACGAGCAGCTCGTGGCGGCGCTGCCCAAGGACGACTGCCGCTACGCCGTCTTCGACTTCGACTTCGTCTCCGTCGACAACTGCCAGAAGAGCAAGATCTTCTTCATCGCCTGGTATATTTCCTTTTCGTTTCACCTTCCTCGGCCCGGCCCCTTAATCGATTGTATCGTCGCAACCAATTACCTCGATCTTGGTTGATCTCGAATCCTTTGGAACAAATGAAGCGAATAATAAGGCCCAGTAGATTCTAGCTTACGCATTCCTTGCTGGCTGCCCACGGTATACCAATAAACAGCCTTGATTGTCCAAACCTCGGCTGCCTGCCAAGTTTTTCTCCGTATAGCTCAACTGCAGCTTGGAAGATATGCAAAGTCAGTCGGTAAACTACGGCAGCTGACAACTGGCTAATAAAACCAAATCCTTTTTTGGCCCTGTGCGCTGCGTACCGAAGACGATGAAGTTGGCAATTACATGACGTAAGTGCAAGCAATTAAAATAGTCGTAATCACATCTTGCATCGTCAGTGAGATAGAAGCCTGGAATAAAATTAAGATGTGGGCATCTTCTCTTGCACAAACCAAGGTGCCAGGGAGCATCAAGAAATTGACTAGAAATCTGCAGACCAAATGACTCTGCAATCAGTCCCCGCATCCTTATCACCAAGGAGGAATACGCATCAAACTTTTCCTATTTTCCACAAAGGATGCTCTTGCCCCCACCCATCCCCGCTGCCTTGTCAAACTCTGGTGGCGGCTTTAGTCGCGATCACGACAGGGACCGAACTTTCTTGACAAGGCCATTATCACCCATCTTTCTCCATGCCCGGCATCTTTTAATTGTACCATtactgttgtctttagtagtactTTCCATGGATCCACAGCTAAGGCAGGGCCTTTAATCAGATCAGATCTGGAGTGTATCCACCTGTTGTGCAGATCTGTCTGTCCTTCTGTTCTAGTATATTGCTAGAATTATTTATAAACCCCAGCTCAAAAGCAGCCATTGCCCATGGAAACAATTTCCCTCTCGGTCAACTGTCTTACAGTAATCTAATTGCATCTTCATTGGCTTGTCGAGAAACAAGAGAAACATTATCAGAGCTGGTGATTTAAGTACTGTTAGCAAGTCTccaccaccagctccggtggtctcCTTTTTGCTAAAGCGCTTTGTTTCGATGGCAACTGCCTGCTGCTGTTGAATTGTCTGATGCGATCGAGTACATACAATACACTACAAGATGGTTACATATAATTCAGTGGGATTGGGGTGCAGCCATCGACGGTGATTGATTCGTTGCTTTGTTTCCCATCCAGGTCACCGGCGGCATCGAGGATAAGGGCCAAGATTCTGTACGCGACGTCGAAGCAAGCCCTGCGGCGGGTGCTGGAAGGCGTCCACTACGAGGTTCAGGCCACCGACGCCTCCGAGATGGGCTTCGACGTCATCAGAGAGCGGGCGCAATGAGCTCGTGAACAGCGAGTTTTATTTGTCTGTCAATCGCTGCTGTACTTAATCGAACGGATGCAAATTGGGGCTGGCGTGCTCTGCTATTGCTAGCTACCCCTGATGCGATCTGACGAATCTGCCATTTCTACGTGTTGCTTGGTATTTGGAGAGATGGCGCCATACGTGTGGTGTGATGAATGAATGTATAGGAGCTCTGAGGGAGTGGCAGCGGATTAATGAAGCGTCCATCTCTGCGTGCGACGTAGAAATTCTACTGGTACTGATGATGCTCCGGTTAAAATATGGTTGCTATGAGCTATGTTGTGGATCCACATATGATCCACTGCTTTACATTGTACTGGTCCGGTGGCATGATTCCAGGCGTTGTTCACCTATGTTAAGCATTTTTTCCTTTTGCCCGTCATTGCACTTATTAAGAAATATATTTGGCACCATTGATTAGTAGAGGCCAAAGGACTATTTGATGATATAGTTACTTCTTAATGGCCACTCGAAGTGGCAGcatgaatcaaccatctaaaagAAAGAACACAAAAAATCTCTGTGCATCTTGCAGTTAGTTAGAATGAAACCATCCACCCTGGCTGACAAGGGAAGACCTGGCCACGTAAAAAAAATCAGCTTTTTCACCCTCGTTCAACGACCTAGATGTCTTCCGGTTCAATATCCAACGGTGTGGATGTATCCTCTAGGCGTGGTCTCAGCAGAGTAATATCGCTTCAGAAGAGTGAGTAGACAATTTAGTTTCTTGCAAACGAGGGAAAAACCCCAAGGTGAGTCGATTTCCTAAAAAGTACAACAAATTGTAAAATTC contains:
- the LOC124701910 gene encoding actin-depolymerizing factor 5, with product MAMAYKMATQGMNIKDECKSWFTEMKWKKVHRFVVYKIDEKTRAVLVDKVGGPGEGYEQLVAALPKDDCRYAVFDFDFVSVDNCQKSKIFFIAWSPAASRIRAKILYATSKQALRRVLEGVHYEVQATDASEMGFDVIRERAQ